In Cryptomeria japonica chromosome 1, Sugi_1.0, whole genome shotgun sequence, the sequence GATAAACATTTTGTAGTTTGATTGGGCAGCAGATTGAGGCTGGGTAGCTATGGAGGCGACGGTGATCTTGTTTTGTCTTGGAATGGGGGCATTGATTTGTGGGCATGGTCAAGATTATGTCTCTGTTTTGGGGGATCCTGGTATGCAGAGCCAGCGAGTGAGAGTTGCACTAGAAGGATGGAATCAATGCAATGAAGTGGGAGCAGAAGCTCCTGGCATGGGAAGCCCTAGATATGCAGATTGCTCGGATTTAGATTGTTCTTCAACTCCAGGTTTGCATTTGATATACACATTGCTAGAAAtgttattaaataattatattggcTAACTATGGAGTTTCATTGATCTGAAAGAAACAAGCTTTAGAAAAATTGGGATACTTTTAGTTTGCTACTGATTACATTCCTCAAGATGCAAGCCTGTTTTTCCACATTTTGAATTTAAGAAACAGTTTGGGCATCCTTGGGCATTCAAGTTACCTTGCCTGCTTTGACTAAGAGCTGACAAAGCTGATACGTAGCTGCTGGGGTTAAATAAGTGTGGGCAATATAATAGAGACAAACTTATTTCAAGTGCCTTAAATTCATTTTCATCTTAGAAATGGGTTCTTACTTTTTAGTGATATCTCCGGGGCATCTACTGGTAGGAGGGGAGCTATGTAGGACCTAGGTAACAATCGCATCTCATCTTTCTATTCCCTCTTTTTGGAGTAAGTATCTCCATTTGTGGAATAGAGTTATAATCATATAGTTTGTTTGGCAGTGACTTGAAAAACAGGGGGTTGACTACATTGTGCATTTATAGATTCGTTCTTAATACCTTAAGGCTGTACCTGATCTTATTAAGGTAGCATAGCATGGTAAGTAATCCAATAAAGAATGTGTAATTTCGGTCATTTGCCATATGTAGACAAGTTTTGAAGTTAAAATGGTAGAAAACAACAATATGGTGTGGAATACAGTGGGGGCTTTTGCAGAGATGAAAATTGTCAGCTCTTCTGGCAATTTCTCAAGACTTTATAAGTTGACACAGTTAGGATAGGGATATGTGGGGTATATACATGATCATTGAAAATAATCTTTCTCTGTAACAATGGAAGGCAAAGAAAGAAAACTTTGTTTTAATGCTTTGACTATTTTGATTCTAAGTTTTTTAATATATGTTTTTTAATCGGTCATGTATTTGAACAATTTTACTCTATATACACAGGTTACTGTGATTTTCAGGGATGCCAATAGGTTTTTCCTCAAAAAAGTTTTGAATCTGGTGGAGCACTTCGCCACAGAAGGTTCATGTGTGCGACTTTATTAATTAGTTTAGTGAGATGAGCATTTTGCCACAAAGTTTATTTGTGGTACTCTATTGCTGAGTTTAGTTCCAACTTCCAAGATGCCTTAAAGATTTCATATGTCACATTGTCGCCCTACATTCCATAGCTCCAAATCTGGGAATCCACCTTAGATATTGAAGAACGAGTGAATTCTGTCTTTAGTGTTATTAAAAGGACCATAGAGGTTAGTTCTTGCTGAAATTTGAGTTGTTCTCTAGATATCTAATTTTGAGTTTGTAAACATATAATTGAATATCCTGTTTTCTTGTTTCTATCCACGCTTCAGAACAACATGCTATTCCCCAGATATAGATCCTATATTTATTTTAATCTGGAAACAGCATATTTGATTTTATGTTTCTCTAAATGCTTGTCTACAAATTTCTTACTAACTTCTTttatttgaccatttttaggtCCTGCTGGATGTGAAGTAGATTATAGAGTCAAAGAAGCTGACAACAGATTAAGTGCAGGCGATTCATTTCCCAATTCTACCTTCAGTAATCCTTCTAAAGTAGATCTGTATGCAGCGGAAAAGGAGCTATATCTGGGTTCCTTGTGTCAAGTTGATGGTGGATCAAAGCCCTGGCAGTTTTGGATGATTATGTTGAAGAATGGAAACTTTGACACCAAATCAGCTTTGTGCCCAAATAATGGTGTAAAGGAGGACCCTATCAGAACAAATAGAACTTTCCCCTGTTTCGGTAATGGGTGCATGAATCAGCCCCTTGTGTACCACAATTGGTCAGAAATTCAACCAGGAAACAGTCTATCTGGCAGTTTTTATGGAAGCTATGACTTGGATGCTGATCTACAATCAGGAATAGACAGCACCTCTTACTATTCTGTAAAATGGGAAAAGAACCCTACAACTGGGAGCTGGGTATTTTCTCATAAATTAAAAACTTCAAAGAAGTACCCTTGGTTAATGCTGTATCTGCGTGCTGATGCTACACATGGATACTCTGGAGGATACCATTATGAGACTCGTGGAATGATGAAACAGGTCAATTCCATGTCTCCTCATTTTATACTGTAGTTTCAATTATTTGAGAAGAAAAGCTTCTGGACAATTGCTTGATGCTTGAATGATTGTGCTCTCTGTAGGTGCCAGAATCACCAAAATTTAAGGTTCTATTGACACTTGATGTGAAGAAGGGAGGTGGTCCACAGAGCCAGTTTTATCTCATTGATATTGGCAGTTGCTGGAAAAATGATGGAAGACCATGTGATGGAGACGTAGAAACAGATGTGACTAGATACAGTGAAATGATCATAAATCCAAGTATTACAAATTGGTGCAAACCAAACAACCTTAATGTGTGCCCACCTTATCACATCACTGCCACTGGCAGAAAAATCTACAGAAATGATACCGAGAACTTCCCATATGCTGCATATCACTTATACTGTTCTCCAGGCAATGCACACCATCTGGAGGAGCCTTTCAATCTTTGTGATCCATACAGCAATCCTCAGGCACAGGAGATAATGCAGATATTGCCTCATCCAGAATGGGCAGTGCATGGTTATCCTTCTAAGATGGGAGAAGGATGGATTGGAGATGGTAGAACATGGGAGCTAGATGTGGGAGCACTTTCTAACAGATTGTACTTCTATCAAGTAAGTCATGTCCTCCTTTTCACATATACTTTTTAAATATGTAAGTATCAATCACGGACAAATACAATGAATtatttttccatttttgttgcaaacgTGTCAAGCAATACATGATTCAAAGGACTGTACTGCATAATACAGATACTCTTAGGTTTAGATGTCTTATAAAAGGTATCTATTCTATAAAATTTGCCTAAGACAAGTACCAGGTAAACAGCATCTGGAATAAAATGCTAGTTAATTCCTTCAATCATAATGTAACTCAATCTGCTTAATCTGTTTTTAGTTGTGCATGTTGCAATTGCCTTTAGGTTTGACAATGGCATGTgatgtcacttccaaaaatcatccCTGATGGTGTTATCCTAAATTGCACCATTTCTCCCGTTACAGAAAGGGTAATCTGAATGAAAAATTAATTCAACATCAATGCATTCTGGATGATAATTTTAAAATCTAGATCATAATCAAGGCAGGAAAATGGCACTCCTATTGTGGATGTGACTGGATTAAAGTAGTGAACCCATTACCATAAGTCGGCCAAAATTTGATTAAATTTGGAATTTTATTCAAATTATGACGCTTCACATTGTAGATCTGACTGATAAATCTTGGGGTGGATGCCCTACTGCAGGATCCAGGGACAACACCAGCACAGAGATTGTGGACATCAGTTGATGTTGGAACAGAAATCTATGTGAGTGACAAAGATGAGATTGCAGAGTGGACTTTGAGTGACTTTGATGTTCTTGTCCCAGTTCCAGACTTCTCAGATTCTTAGAAGGTCAGCTAACAACAAATCTAATAAACAGGCCAATCAATTTCTTTATTGAATTTTCAGTTCAGTTTAGAGTTTTTATGCCTTTCCCTGACCTGCCAAAGGTACATCTAACTCATTGTTTTCTTAAGACCTTACCTAAATTTGTGTTTTGGTTATTAATAATCATCATAATTTATGTGTTGCCATTTTTGAAACTTAAATTAACTCGCAATTCCCATTCTTTCCTTTTCTATTCGAGATGTTACAGGGAATTGTTTTTCTCACAAATGCCCAACAAAATGCTTTTCAGGTGACATATATTACAAGTGAGCAAATATATTTTGATGTTTGGAAGCCACTTCAGTGTCTGGGTTTGAATTAATGGCAGCAATAAACAAATATCAAATTTCAGTGAAAAAGATTTGGAATTTGACAAAGAGaaaggaaggtccaaattttaaccCTTTAGAACCTTTGAAAAGGATATTTTACCTTCTATAAATATAATTTGTGATCTTTCTTTGTCTTAATCCATGAAGATCTTTCTTTGTCTTAATCCATGAACATGTTTGGCGCACATAATTTTTACAAGATGTGTAAATGTGTAGATAAATAGGGGAGGGTATTTAGTAGTTGAGTGCCCCAACCTTGCACATCTCAAACTCGTATATAGTAATTTATAGTGAAACTCAATTTTTTTTAGCAGATTACTTATATAACTGCTTAAATTTAAGGTTTCAAGCCCACATCAACAAAAATAATGTCCCATCAATATGCTTTTGTTGAGGTAtcataaaatgcaaagaaaaataaattagtCTAACATTTGTGTATTAAGTCTTGTTCATTTGATCATAGGTACAAGACTCAAACTCACCTTGGACTCAATAAGCTGATCTTTAACTGAGACTTTGACTTGGTGCCCCAACTCAGCAAAGactcaaaaatttgaaacaaaccaTGAAATATAGAgattttaaaagatttaaaacttgttttatgCCATTTAATCAATAAATTTTAAAGATACAATAATCTAATAAAAAAGAAGTTACTTTGACCATATACACAAATATACATCAATCACgagctaagtcacaaggttcgaattcgaatttgaattcgacagacatgaaattcggatgaaatttgacaagggaaaaattcgaaaaaaaattcggataaaattcgccttctgtaattttgtttatttttaaatatatgtatacttctaacaaattatcagaatagcgacccttgttggagaaaatccgagggcgacccagcagttgcagacacccatgacccaatagatacaaatcatatacaaagaataccaccgaccagctgagttgtgtttagaggcggatagcagtgctttatagagaaaattcgattaaattcgattttttttatagaagtttgaaattcaattaaattcgaacctcatccatgaaaataaTCACCGTATCCTATGACTTAGATCACgagtataaaaataaaatttaatttttgttattttagtactttcagattgaataaaactcagaaaattagaATAAGGTTAATTAACTTATTgttttccagacttaagcataataaaggaaatgaaatgcaaaagacaaaacacagttaccctgggaaaacctcctaggaggaaaaacccagccaaaggatcctcagatctgattatgatttCAATTTAACTGAACATTACATATGGTTTGCAGCCTCTTATGAAGTTCGCTGTATGGTCTGTTGCTTCTTATGACATTCGCTGCCTTTAATTATGGATCTGCAGATGTCTGATGGAATTCGTTGGCTGCTATTGAGGATCTGAAGTTCGCTGCCTTTAATTAGGGATCTGCAGATGTCTGATGGAGTTCGCTGTCTCCTATTGAGGATCTGCTGTTACCTAATGGAGTTCGCTGTCTACTACTGCTATCTAGAGTAGTTCGCTGGTTGCCAGATACCTAAATATGAAGTTCGCTTTTCACCGAATATAATTTTCATCTGCTTGAGTTCAGTGATAATAATGAGACGCAAATGTCACATTTATAGGAGACTTATTTCCTTTTAACATGTCGGCCTTCTTGTATTTaaacattattaattatattaattctttttaattaaataggatagggtcggccctatcaaggaggcgtgATGTGTTTAAGTGTAGCGTGGGAGCCTTTTTAGGTGGGAGCCGAGGTGTATTGGGCCTGGCCCTATATGAaggaggcggattccaatgttgcccaaggcaattggaatccgccagccctaattacaaacaacactccctcttaattagggaatagaatcataatcataatcttccagcttgcacacaagcatagactggatccaccttgcattgctcacagagggtggagaggatccttttctaccatcttacattgcccgcagaggatggtcaaggttacaataccatcttacattgcccgcagaggatggttaataaatacacttctccctgagaagtttacaataccaccttacattgcccgcagagggtggctAACATTTACaacaccatcttacattgcccgcagaggatggttaagaaTTATACTTCTCCCCGAGAAGTTTACATTACCACcttacattgctcgcagagggtggatttatacaatacaaagtatcactgaacttgagactccctctcaattggagtttcattttctacaataccaagtctatccctgaagtacacaaacttcactttggatagaggcttggtaaagatatctgcaacctgctcatcagtgctaacatatttcagctgaatggcacccttttgcaccatatcccgaataaaatgataatgggtttccacatgttttgacctgtcatgaaacactggattgatagacattttaatacaactctggttatcacagtgaataactgtagggtcccatggctgaccaaacagtccaacaagaagcttacgaagccacactgcttctttggatgctacacttgctgcaatatactcagcttcagcaatactcAATGCCattgaggattgttttctgcaggcccaagagatcactgcagaaccCAAGCTGAAACAAATACCGGAGGCGCTTTTCTTGTCTTTGAtgcttccagcccagtctgcatcagaataaccttccaaggttattggagtgttacgtggatacttcagcccaaagcCAACTGTGCCCCGCCAGTATCTTagaatatgcttggctgcaacaaggtgaACATGCTTGGGCAAACTCATGAACTAactgagagcattcacagcaaaacatatatctggtctagtgttaactagatacatcagtgatccaatcaactgtcggtactcggatggatctgcaaattcagagttagctgcagaaacacttaacttctttaagttagattccataggagtagacattggtttacaatccatcattctaaatcttttcaaaatgtcaatagtatactttccttgacttcgaaagatttcgttagatctttgccatacttctagacctagaaaataatgcattagacctaaatctttcatttcaaattctgaagctaattctttcttgcatctaataataagttcatctttaccagtcagaaataagtcatccacataaagaactagaattagcatttcatcattggctactttaaagtaaatgttagggtcaacatcatttttacaaaagcctagacttagcaaatatttatcaattctttcataccaagcacgaggagcttgtttaagaccatacagagctttctttaacctgcacacatgGGTTAATCTATCCTTAATCTCATATCccttaggttgctcaatgtagacctcttcctcaatgacaccattgagaaaggcagtcttaacatccatctgatgtagtttccaacccttAGAAGCAGCAATAGCAATAattgttctaatggaagtatatctagcaacaggagcaaatgtttcttcatagtctatgccttccttttgggaaaaaccacgcgctacaaatctagccttatatttttcaatactaccatcagcattatgtttaattttaaataaccatttagaggaaacaacagacttacctttgggtctgggcagaaggtcccatacatcattcttgatgattgactgatattcttcatccatagccagcttccaggcatgatgacttaaggcttcttcaacattgcaaggttcaatTTCAATGAGATTACACATTAAAGAAACATAGTTGGAAAATACTTGAGGTCTCTTAGTTTTACGGAAGGTGCCACTTGGAGTAGCAAATCTtttagcttcttgaatggtgtttcttacccaaagtggtctcttcttggtaacgacaatgtcactaggaatatcagtgggattcatgggttCTGGAGGATGATCATGAtcatcttgaggtggaggttcaacttGCTCCCTCTGAATCTTAGGGTTAGTATCAATGtttatattttgattatcattagattcatcaataccGCAGGAACCTTTCGATTTCTTAAACACAATGTCTTCTTCAAATTTAACAttcctacttacctcaacatacctttgacctgggatGTAAATCCTGAAtgctttggaggattcactgtatccgactagcatgcctttctttccggagggttccaactttgatcgcttttccttgggcacatgaacatagacgGGACTTCCAAAGATCCTGAGGTGACTAATGTCTGGTTTGAATCCCGTGAAGGCTTCTTCtggggtcatgttctttagagcaCGATAAGGACATCTGTTCTGGATATATACTGCTATTCTAGAAGCCTCGGCCCATAGGAAGGTCTGCAAGTCTTGGTCgtggatcatagcctttgcagcctccacaatggttctattctttctttcagcaacaccattttgttgaggattgtatggaacacaaaactccctcttaattcccgactcaacacaaaaatcatgaaagctaccagaggtgtactcacctccattgtcagatcttaaacatttgattcttttaccagagaggttttcagttaatgctttaaactccttaaatttacttaagacttcatcagattctttagatttcaagaagtagatccaagttttcctagagaaatcatttatgaagattacataataaaggaatccactaggagatgctatagacataggaccacataaatcagagtgaacaagttctagtttgtctttagctctattttcacttttatgaaatggacttttaacattcttaccaatagcacaacctttacaagtgttatcatgaatttgactgagtttaggcatacctttgactaacctTTCAAGGGATGGAAGGGCTTGGtaatgtagatgtccaagtcttctatgccataactcacaTGATTCCGgggcctcattaatgagggcttgaatagggttagtagagagcttataaagactatcatatctatgaccaattatacgagcagatttaaaactatctttcttagaccaagcaagaacttttccttcagaaaatgcaatttgataacctttatcttctagagcagaaatggaaattaggtttcttttaattccaggaacaaacaatatatcactaagatgcaaggaaATATCAGAATCTAATTTTAGAGAAGTagagccagaacctcttaccgaataacgagcgccatcaccaattaccacgtgaaggctggtatccttttctactaggTCTGAAAGATGATTGCAGtaacctgtgatgtgtctggaggcaccactgtcaatcgaccatgtattgctatctgagggaacactgctagatagagcggagatgaataagaagtcatcattttgttctgagacttcatttaggtttgcttcactttggttagggttaaACTGACATTCCTTAGCATAACGAccgaatttgtcacatctaaaacatcgCACACGcgaggtatctcttggtttcttccaagggtgttgggaacTAAAGGATCTGGAATCCCTATTTCTTTTAGGATAAGGTTGCTTCCAATTTCCCCTTTTCTTGCATTGAGCTACAAGCATGTGATGTTCATCTACATGGGGGCTCTTGGATTGACTCCTTGTGAAgaggcgagactcttcttggatgcaatcattcttaaggcgatcaagaGTAGGTAACTCTGACCGACCACTTAcggtttggataaatgactcccaagagtgaggtagaccattaagggcaatcatgacaaggtctttatcttccatgttatggccaattaaacctagctgattatttagttttgaaatttttatgaagtaggaaataacaaaatcttctttagccattttgatattaagtagttgctGTCTTAACGTAATTGCCCTACtaagattgttaacttcatatgtaccttgtaggtggctgaacatttcccttgcagtggtGAATGGCAATAGAGGTGATGaggtggtctttgactgaatcaatgagaatcttcctggCCTTGATAGCATCCCTTTTGAATTGTTTCAACTCAGCTGCATCCGAAGGCTCAAATAGCTCTTTTGCTTCaatgaattggagaagatcttcttcttcaagagccaacttgattcgaactttccatgcaataaaatttagattcccatcaagcctatcttcaactttcagccccattgccCTGATCTGCAAAAGCTACAGCAATCTGGAAATAAAGGTGTACTGAATTTTAAATTTGAAGATTGATCTAACCaattagctctaataccatgttattttagtattttcagattgaataaaactcagaaaattagaATAAGGTTAATTAACTTATTgttttccagacttaagcataataaaggaaatgaaatgcaaaagacaAAACACATTACCTTGGGAAatcctcctaggaggaaaaacccagccaaaggatcctcagatctgattatgattttAATTCAACTGAACATTACATATGGTCTGCAGCCTCTTATGAAGTTCGCTGTATGGTCTGTTGCTTCTTATGAAGTTCGCTGCCTTTAATTAGGGATCTGCAGATGTCTGATGGAGTTCACTGTCTCCTATTGAGGATCTGTTGTTCACTATCAGTGCATTTCAGAATAAGATACTCTGTTTCTCCTCAAGCCATTGGTAAATACCTTAGTTGATATACCTGCAAAATGTCAAATCATAGATAGAATGCCTTAAAAAAAATGTCAAATCATAGATAGAATGCCTTAAGAAAAATGTCAGCTCACAGAAATTAGTGAAAAGGCATTTTAAAATCGTTGAAGTAAATGCAATTTACAAGTGTAAAAGCCCAAAATCGACGGTCTTTGCCAGTGACCTCCTTGTTGTGCAATTTGGAGCTTCTGCCTGTGCGTTGAAATGCGACCTTGGAATCGGGTATGCACATCGACATTACTAATGTATTATTACTTCCTCATATGCAGATTAGATTGCAATGACCAAAGGCCCCAAAGAAATGTCGCTCTCATGGAATGCCTTGATTGCAAGATATGCAGATAACATATGAGTTAATAATGCTTTAGATACTTTAAGTAAACGTGATTTGCAAAGAGATGCTGTCTCATGACCGATTGCAGGATATCCACAAAATAATTGAAAGGCTTTAGAAACTGTCAAGAAAATGCAACTTGTAGATTTAACGCCCAAAAATCTTTGTCAATGTCTTTCCTGCCATTGACCTCCCTTGCATTTGTTGAAATGGGAACTTTGGCGACAAGAGAATGCGTATCTATCAAATCATAAAGAATAGTCGAATTTGGAGCAATGTGGTAGCTGCAAGTACCCCAGTCGATATGTATGCAAAACGTGTCAATTATCTCGTACCTGCCtcgaaatgggagctttggaaacaTGTATGGACCATCATCAAAATGCAAAGGATAGTTGCACTATTCCAATATGGCATTACCAAATGATCAGGGCAACAGGAGACATTGATATTAACACAAAAAGACATCTAATGTGTAAATATAAAGAATCATGTTCTAAACTTCTTTTCAAAGCCCGTAACTCTATGCATATGAAATCCCAAGGACTTGAAAAATTCACACAGCGAAATCCCACAGTAAGAAATGAAAACAAATGTCTTACAAATAAATGCGTCAATCAATATTTTCGCTGTTTAGTAATAATACATTACATATCGTTATGCACTAAGCATATCATCATGCCCCATAACAGCATTATAAAATTAGTCAAAATGCATAAATCCAACATCAAATGTGTCTTTATCCAATGACAATCAGATTTATAAAGAGGATGGGGCATGCCAAAATTTCATGCATTAAAACGGTTAGAAGATTGGTCCTCAGTGTAAACCAAAACCATTTTAAGATGATAACAAAGAAGAACGTTAGTTTAAAGCAAATACGAAATACATGAAGTACTTAATGAACGATACTTCCTCATGATGCTCCCTAAGCTTCTTGCTCTTCTTTGTCTTCCTCGCCcgatggtgggcaccaaaaatgtgtgctctaAAGTGTGGAATCTACAAAAGAGAGTCAAAGAACattaaacacacacatgaaacattatgctagagttagaaatcaaaatagaaactaaactaagttagcttcaaaatcaagaaccctaagcatgtctcatgttcctctatctccaaggatcttcaagattcaaggtggctctcacttggaaaagcacttgatcttttagatgtcaacctaaagaacgagattgaaggatatgccaagatcaaaatgaatgcaactaagatcctagctagatgatcaaatgatatgaaaagatgaaatgcaagattgaatgcaagatatgagactaagacaaattgagctccttgataacctgcaaaatgactataagtttgatgcatgagaTGATTGATCTAGAATCAAAAAGGCATTATAAGGCTATCATAAAAAGTCTCTCCTTGATTGATGGATAaaggctcaatttatagagttggaggcttgaaaatcgacggtcaagattgaagattgatcaagggctaagattgaaagggaatgtggtccCAGGTTTGAAGGCTtctccttgtgacaagtgtcagaAGGAGAAGTGGGTGCAAGGATAAATGTGCTCACACGTGTGAGCAAATCTTGGGAAGTACAAGAGGTGACAAGTAGAAACACTTGTGGaaaggtgtaagggctagtggaagagagTTTATGACACACGGGCCAGAAGGGGAAAGAGTAGGGTGGCTCTACGGGGAAGagcattctcacacatgtgtgagaaccccttggtcaaaggtgatgtgaacatgtgagtcacatgtgggtttgggtagatgtgtagtatttttaatttgaataaatactaactaGCAGAATATTAGCATGcgaatggaaaatgtaggagaatgcaagtg encodes:
- the LOC131073527 gene encoding uncharacterized protein LOC131073527, translated to MEATVILFCLGMGALICGHGQDYVSVLGDPGMQSQRVRVALEGWNQCNEVGAEAPGMGSPRYADCSDLDCSSTPGPAGCEVDYRVKEADNRLSAGDSFPNSTFSNPSKVDLYAAEKELYLGSLCQVDGGSKPWQFWMIMLKNGNFDTKSALCPNNGVKEDPIRTNRTFPCFGNGCMNQPLVYHNWSEIQPGNSLSGSFYGSYDLDADLQSGIDSTSYYSVKWEKNPTTGSWVFSHKLKTSKKYPWLMLYLRADATHGYSGGYHYETRGMMKQVPESPKFKVLLTLDVKKGGGPQSQFYLIDIGSCWKNDGRPCDGDVETDVTRYSEMIINPSITNWCKPNNLNVCPPYHITATGRKIYRNDTENFPYAAYHLYCSPGNAHHLEEPFNLCDPYSNPQAQEIMQILPHPEWAVHGYPSKMGEGWIGDGRTWELDVGALSNRLYFYQDPGTTPAQRLWTSVDVGTEIYVSDKDEIAEWTLSDFDVLVPVPDFSDS